GTTCCTGGTTTTTTTATCCGGAAAATCAAGTTTATCGAGAATCCTGATATTTTCGGTTTTGGCCTTATCAGAAAAAACTGATTTCAGGGCCAATCGTTTTTGTTTTTTAGGCATCCTGTTATAATAGCATTTTGGATGCGGGCCGAATACAATACCGCCACCTCTCCAAAGGGGAGAACGAATGGTTCCGGCGCGAGCACGCCCGGTACCCTTCTGGCGCCAGGGTTTTGCACCGCCGCCGCGAATTTCACATCTCACCCGGGTCGACGCATTACCCTGCCTTTGATTGGCCAAGTAATTGACGATATAGCTATGCACGACCACTTCATTGGGTTCAATGCCGAATATCGCTTCGGGCAATTCCACGGTCGACCCTTTACTTCCGTCTGCTTTTAATATCGTTACCGACATATATTACCTTACTTCCGAGTCGATTTTTTAATCTTGAGCAGGCTGTTCGCCTTGCCCGGAACGCCACCTTTAATTAAAATCAGGTTCTCTTCAGGTATCACCTTTACCACTCTAAGCGCAGTCACGGTGACGGTTTCGCCGCCCATGCGACCGGCCATACGCATACCTTTGAATACCCGTGCAGGGTATGATGCTTGCCCGATGGAACCCGGGGCGCGCATCCGGTCTGACTGACCATGGGTCTTCTGGCCGCCGCTAA
This portion of the Candidatus Zixiibacteriota bacterium genome encodes:
- the rplD gene encoding 50S ribosomal protein L4 — encoded protein: MSVTILKADGSKGSTVELPEAIFGIEPNEVVVHSYIVNYLANQRQGNASTRVRCEIRGGGAKPWRQKGTGRARAGTIRSPLWRGGGIVFGPHPKCYYNRMPKKQKRLALKSVFSDKAKTENIRILDKLDFPDKKTRNLKTLLGNLDLVGKKVLILDEGMKPNPYWAARNLPGIKVSRARLTNAYDVLNAEILVITISGLKEIEEVFS